Within the Mixophyes fleayi isolate aMixFle1 chromosome 5, aMixFle1.hap1, whole genome shotgun sequence genome, the region GTATGACCTCTTTGTCTGTGCGAGTGGTCAATGTCCGTTGCATTCGGTGTTGcacatattatttttatgatgACATTAACTGCAGACATCACTTTCTTATAAGGACTTTTGTAATCTTTGTAGGAGAAGAAAGCTGTCTTAGAGAAGGAAAGAGATGAGCGTATTGCGGAGGCTGAAATAGAGAACCTGTCCGGAGCTCGGCACCTGGAAAGTCAGAAACTCGCCCAGATATTGTCAGAGAGCCAGCTGCAGATTAAACAGATCCCATCGGATGGTCACTGTATGTACCGAGCTATTGAACACCAGCTGAAAGAGCGGGAGCACAGTCTGACGCTTGCAAGTCTTAGACTCCAAACAGCCGACTATATGCAGAGTCATGCAGATGATTTCATCCCATTCCTAACTAATTCTACCACAGGAGAAATCTACACTCCAGGTGAGAGATATTTACATCTGAATTGACTCTATTTAGGAGGTATGCAAAAAATTAAAGAACAACTCCACCTAAAATGAATAATAtagtttttggtgcaattcaAGGAGTTAAGATAAAAAGTGTGATTATACTTGTCTTGGATGCAGTATTTGCTGAATCTGGTCTCACATGGCTACTGTTACTCCTTGGACTGTTTGAAAGCCTTTGTTAGTGTCAGTACCCCCTCCAGACGGGAGAAGGACACCTGCTCAGTCTGACTGAAACAAGCGGTGCATGCAGTGAGATAAAAGAtggttttttaaattaattttttgaaCGCCACTAAAACTAAATTCTTAGTTTTCGGTGGAGTTATATCTACCTGAACTATAACTAATCAATTtagttaacaaaatacaaagcAATACTAGTCCGAATTTAATCCTATAAGAAAAGGCAATCTGTAACATTCTGAACTATATGTGTAAAATGTCTCATTCCATGAATTCAATGGGATTACCCTTCATTCCCAAAATGTGAATCTGAAGCCTCACTGTTCTGATTAGCCAGCAGTGTGAGCTCCTCCCCTGGGTGGAGTCTGCACCCAGAGATTTGTTTTAAGGGCGTCTTACTGTAAAGTCTGATTTTACAAGTCATGCAATAGCTCTACATTCtgttttgcacgcagcggctagattgattttccttgcaaatcgttttacatctgctgagtcactctctcagtctctacactggctgcctgtttttcaatgaatccaatataaaattcttctactaacatacaaggccgtcaacaaaattgcaccaacatacatctcctcacttgtctcaaaatatctcccaacacggcacctccgttctgcacaagatctgcgtctttcttccactctcatcacttcctcccattctcggttacaagaTTTttctcgggctgcacccactttattgaattccttccctcacacagtaagactttcctctagtcttcaagcgttctctgaaaatccacctcttcaggcaagcttataatattcctctaccaccctcttgatctccctaggttaccctattaccaccttctacacagctaacacaagacaacagtcctctgaccaacatagatgtgtgactgatcacacagcccactaaatactttgtaacctttgcattctagctggacaaatattcaatatgatgtaccacttacccttgtgtatcaaaccattgtcccatagattgtaagcttgcgaaatAAAATTCAGTGATGGGCTTAATATTTACACAGTTTCAATACATATCTATCGGGGGTAATTTAGTGCAACACGAAGTCCGGTTAGAGTCTAGTAATTGAGTTCTTAATTGGCAACAGTCATATTAGAGCTATGTTAGgaattttatccttttttttgtttgtttgttttcttcttGCTAATGCATAACAGCCGTAGGTGAACCCTCTAATATTAATTTATAGGTGCAGTTCATACCAATATATAcattggttgaagtgggggtgtatacggtggtatgccataccaccacttttcctactgccttcattgtaaaactgtcaaattccattcacttacaatcCCATTACAGTTTTCTAAATTTACATAccaccacttcgaccactgaatgTATGCCAAattatgtagaaaaaaaacagAGCTCAATGTGTAAAGTGGTGTGCCgatattttaaatgattttaatcCATTTATCCATAAGTAGTATTAGTAAGCCAGCATATATTCTAAAATCCCGTAGGTAAGCTATGAAGGTTTAGAATGATCATAAACATTCAGAGTATTGTGAATATTGCTTGATGAGTTTGGGCAGTCTTTAGATTTATGTTGCCACTAGAGGGCACTGCTGGTCAACATGTTCAATCAACGTGCTTAACGTCTGAGTGATAAAACACTGGCTTATAGtccacatatttattttatatagttataGTGTTAGGTTGAAAAGACCTAAGTCTCTGAAGTTcaacttttaataaattataattattaatccAGAGGAAAGCAAAACAGAACTTACATTGGCTGCCACTTTAACATTGCAGGGGAAACATTCCTTCCTGGCCTTAATAATGGATAAATTTCCTGCATCAATCACTCCCATAATATCCTCTAATAATTATAGCAATATGTGCCATTTCTTGAAAGAAATCCTGtccatttttaaattctgttggtTGCTCTTGGTGCTTATCTTTTTTCCATTTCTTATCAATCACTGCTTGTCCTTGGTACAAATAGTTTGTTAGACAAATGTTTAGTGttgatatatttatacatattaattagatCATCTCTAAAACacctttttttcccccaaaagtgAAAAACCTACTTGTTCTAATCTCTTCCATCCCCTTTACTAATGAAGCTGTCTGCTTCTGAACCCTCTCGAGTTCTCCTATGTCCTTCTAATGGTCAGGTGCTCAAATCTCTACCCAATACTCCAGATCTAACTAGTGACTTATACAGGGATAATACTCTGTTTGTATAAAatgggtaataaatgtatatcatgCAGCAGCTTTCTGGCACTGTGCTGTTAATAGTATTCCCAAATCCTTTTTTATCACTGTTCCCCagttgtattatgtaatgtgtaagTAGACTAGCTCTTACCACGGCCTATAAGCATAACATTTATATGCATTACATTTTATCTGCTATTTTACAGCTCAGTGTGCTATTCTGCCTGAATCTTTCTGTAGTTAGTTACTATCCTTCAAGGTGGCTAATAAAAAGATTGAATACAGATCCTTGCGGTCTCCAATTAATAACTTTAACCCAGTCTATATTTCTTCCATTTCCATCTACCCCTTGTCTTCTAAGCTTCAACTAGTTCTCTACCCTGTATCCGCTACTCTCTATTAAATGCTGTCACACAATCCAAATACCTACATCCAAACCATCagaatttaggtgggacagttaTGACTCTCTGGGACAGTCCTGCTAAACCGCCAGCCAGAAATTGTTGTTTCAGCTCCTGGGACTGTTTAGGAATATATCACAGTCAGTTTTTGGGGAAAGAGCTAGGCACGTCCCATCGCATTGAAAACTCACCCCAGTTGTGACATAGTGTCACTCCCTTTCCTTATTCTCCTGATTCCTACAATTCTAATGTTGGGAGTTGTACCAATATATCGCATACGTTGCACTGCCAACATGCAGTATAGCGTACCACGCATGATGAATAGCACAAGCTGTATTTTCTATACCTGTTGATGTTTTGCAGTAAAAAATGGTATCTATTGTGCTATTCAGTGCAGAGAAATGCACCAACACGATCTAGTCCCTTTAAAGAACTGTGCAGTTTATTATAACAATGTTTTGTTGTCGTTCACAGAAGAATTTGAAAAATACTGCGGTGAAATAGCAAATACGTCAGCCTGGGGTGGTCAGCTAGAGGTAAGTCCCACCCTTGTCACTTATAACTGAAGCCGTAAATGTATTTAGTATAATACAGTTCATTTAACAGATCTAATGTACCTTATTTCCTTCACTGTGTACCAGTCGCTGACACattggtggcagccattttgttggttgaaccaatattaattaaatcaataggaactagtgacatgagGTACAGAGTAATTAAAGTGGTCACCCGTTCCTGGTGAAATGTGTGTGTGCAGCTGTTAGTGTTGTAATATGTCACGCCAGGTGTCCTGCGACCTCTGCAAGCCTATCAAATGAGATATAATCTGTCGTTCTGCTGACTAAACTGAGCCTGTGCTGTATTGTGATGTAGATGACACTTTGACAGTCCtgtgatatttatttttcataatggTTTTCTTTTCAAGCTGCGCGCTCTGTCACACATACTGCAGACTCCATTAGAGGTCATCCAGGCAGAGTCCTCGCCTATTGTTATCGGTGAGGAATATCCCAACAAGCCAATAACTGTAGTGTAAGTATCTCTGAGGTCATCTTATTATGATGCAGATGTGAGGATCGGTTCTCTGGACTGTGTGTAGCAGAACCACATTTTGTTGCAGCCTCTAGTGAGACAGAGACGAAGCTTCtctgtttttttcccccttgaTATTTTCACTTAAGACACCTCCACAATGGCACAACCATCAGAAAAGAGTCCTGATGGGCCAGGATTGGAAAGGTGATACCCCCTTGGTCCTCCCCATTGTATTCCATCAGGTGGACAGTTGTGAGAAGatgcatttatatattgtatgAGGAGTCTCTGTAGGAGTATATAACCTGCTCACACCAGTGCTGTTCCTGTCTATAGCTGTCCTTGGACTGCACCTGTTTCCCTTGGCAATAAGTAGAAACAAACTTCAAATGAATTAAAACACTTATGTTTCTCCAAAAGTTTTCTCCAATCAGTGTCCATTTATTGTATACATAACAGCATAGTAAATGTTATGTAGTCAATAAGCATTATTGTGTATTGAACGgcatagttcatcatcatcagttatttatatagcgccactaattccgcagcgctgtacagagaactcatttacatctgtccctgccccattggtgcttacagtttaaatttcctaacgcaaacatggggagaagatacaaactcctcacagataaggacatggtccgGAAtcgaaccccagtgctgtaaggtagaagtgctaaccactaggtcactgtgctgccctaaactGGGAATAGTTTAATCTGGGAATTCACATCCTGTTCCCATGCCCTGTTTTTATAGGATAGGAACCTGTCATTTGAGACAACGCAGTTTTACATTGTGCCTTGACATGTATGCCCTAAGAAGAATGGATCTCGCTCTTCTCTCCACCCTGGAGAAACCATGAGATATAAATGGCAGAGAAATGTCATGTTGTCCCCCGGATGGCCAGGTTGGGGGAGCAAAactgaataaataatttatttacacatatggaatgtaagctctctaatgagcagggtcctccatacactttgttttcacgtctgcatttattttgtctaccttgtatgttctcttttccctactgtacggcgctgtggagcactgtggcactttacaaatctataataatatatattatttatacatagtgcaCAAATGGCAAAAATGATAGGGCCACCATAATTTAGTTAATATGTTCTGTCATGGTGCTAATGTTTTGTGTACTGTATTGTAAGTTAAGCTGCTGTCGTGCTCTGTCTTTACTCAGTAAATCCTTGTATGTAGCTTATATTCATACTTGACCGAAGATAAACCTCTCCTTTAAAGTAGTTGATGATGAAGCTGTGAATTCCAAATATCCACATGTCATCCCCGCCTATCATCCCAGCCCTCTAGAGCTATTCATTTATAGAAGAACTGTTCTACCTTGTTATTTTAAATATGGCTAAATTTGGTATCGGTCATGCATTGTATTCACAGAATTACTCTCGCTTTTGTCCAGTTGTGTTTGATTTTATATGAAAAGTGGCGCACCAAAGACTCGGATGTAAAAAACTTAAATATCTTTCAATGAGATGTAAACTCCCATTCCCCCAGCTGCTTCATTTACCTAGTGACCCACACCAATAGCTACTGTTTCTGCTGGTGCTGCCGGGTTATTGGTGCAAATCTTTCCCTATGGCAACCGAAGCGTAAGCAGTGAATTGTTACGCTCTCTGAGAGTAATAGGAGCCAGGTAAGGATTTACATTTGCTAAAATTATCCATCGGGTGCAGCCAGCTGTAATCATTTTAActcaaaacatgttttattatgaAGACCTTTTTTATTCAACATTTGAGATATATTCTGCattaaatacagaagtggaaaatgttcaatcaatttataggctcatagcaggtgcttgaaagggtggggttatcctgaaacaAACAgagaaaattcccccagcacgcTGCTATagtcagcaaaggagctgccatttctacttgtacataaaaataacaaaaatctcagttgcacacatttgcaaatgtatgttaagccacccgccaccccacggcgcttttgctaatagggtggcccTAACTTTAAACAGTGAGATATTCCGCATTAAAACAGATGTTTAACTTGTCCATGTAAGCTTGGCTGGTAAAGTATGCAGCTATCCATTCTCCCTGGCAAGTGTTAATGTACAAATCTGTCTTGCATGTGCGTTTGTTCGAAGTTGCTATATTTGCTTTACTATTCAGGATTGGTCATAATAATTGTATATCATTGTAGCTGTACTACGGTTGTCTGTTAAACAATGAGTGTAAATGTAACCATttgttttctcttatttttttccccccaggtATATGCGACATGCTTATGGGCTGGGAGAGCACTATAACTCTGTAGAACCACTAAATGTTACACCTGTGGACTAGTTTTCATTGCCGAATGTCCAATGCTGCTGAACACCACCCTAAATTAAAATATGATTCTTTATATTCAAGAGCACATAAGAGGAAGATGTTTGTGGGctgaatattcatgagaatgcagcctatgaattCGCTTGGACATCATGCCTCATGCATAGTATACAGGCCTGATATATAATAGTCAGACACTGCATTAGTATCTCAAGTTCCTAGCACAATGCCTGTCTAtactgtgtgtaagtgacagCCCATGAAGTGCTTTATAGATGCCACTGGTTACTACTAAAATGTTAGGctgtattttcatttgtttttggtttttttgctgcCTACAGAATGGCAGCCTCCACTTTCCTTAGGCTGAGGTTGCTCTTTAagaattttgggcctgattcattaaggatcttaaatgaacaggattcttatttcagtctcctggacaaaaccatgttacaatacaaggggtgcaaactagttttctgttttgcacagaagttaaatactgactgttttttcatgtagcacacaaatactttatagcttatttgtacactgaaatttaaagttgatatttgtgtgctacatgaaaaaacaggcagtatttaactaatgtgaaaacagaatactaattttcaccccttgcattgtaacatggtgttgtccaggagactgaaataagaatcctcttctcttaatgaatcaggccctttgtcactTTTGACTCAATTCAATTAGAATCAGGAATTGTAGACTCCAGACAATAAAGGCTCATACTAATGTTTTGGGAAAACAAGTCTTGTTACAAACAATGAGAAGACCTTGTAACTTGCCTGTGCCTATAGTGTATTATTCACTTAGCGAGAGTTCCTCTAGAACTCCAGTATATTGGGCCGAGCATTAGCAATCATGAGCGCTGCAGACAACATGACACACAGCAGATGGTTGCcagaaagtatgtgtgtgtgtgtgtgtgtgtgtgtgtgtgtgtgtgtacaggtctattcacttacattacagCATTAGAGTGCATGTACCAGGCTTTAAGAACATGTGTTAAACGCATcatttactactactactgtgtgCACAAGCCGTAAAGAAGCATTGATATAAATCAGGATGATATTATTGATTGGTGGATATGAATAATGTACAAGGtacatataacattat harbors:
- the OTUD6B gene encoding deubiquitinase OTUD6B, producing the protein MDEENGDTEGAVLVRQHRKEKRELQAKIQSMKTAVPKNDKKRRKQLAEDITKMESEIDERHKLELAALSPDQSVQTEMGSIANGVTSIDLGNEVSVQQTRVSKAQKRREKKAVLEKERDERIAEAEIENLSGARHLESQKLAQILSESQLQIKQIPSDGHCMYRAIEHQLKEREHSLTLASLRLQTADYMQSHADDFIPFLTNSTTGEIYTPEEFEKYCGEIANTSAWGGQLELRALSHILQTPLEVIQAESSPIVIGEEYPNKPITVVYMRHAYGLGEHYNSVEPLNVTPVD